A window from Prinia subflava isolate CZ2003 ecotype Zambia chromosome Z, Cam_Psub_1.2, whole genome shotgun sequence encodes these proteins:
- the LOC134563647 gene encoding C-type lectin domain family 2 member B-like codes for MEEVRVYSGFLGMERSKRAGHSMEMKPEARVACQVMLAVLFTALFITAIAFAVQAFQPHAQPCFQCPFDWIWYRGKCYYFSEVEGNWTSSQDNCSALGASLAMLDSMEDLSFVMRYKGISEHWIGLLREDEEQPWQWVNRSPLSHLFQIRGGGLCAYLDDNGLSSSQCSTERSWICNKHELQSSSKGNRMRRPPNLCVSSLGAAGRPSHSQMSSAP; via the exons ATGGAGGAAGTGAGAGTTTATTCCGGATTTTTGGGCATGGAAAGGAGCAAGCGGGCAG GTCACAGCATGGAGATGAAGCCCGAGGCACGTGTTGCCTGCCAGGTGATGCTGGCAGTGCTTTTCACAGCTCTGTTCATCACAGCCATTGCTTTTGCAG TGCAGGCTTTTCAGCCTcatgcccagccctgctttcaGTGTCCCTTTGACTGGATCTGGTACAGAGGAAAATGCTACTATTTTTCTGAGGTTGAGGGGAACTGGACATCCAGCCAGGACAACTGCTCAGCACTTGGTGCTTCCTTGGCCATGCTGGACAGCATGGAGGACTTG aGCTTTGTGATGAGATACAAGGGCATCTCCGAGCATTGGATTGGCCTTTTGcgggaggatgaggagcagccATGGCAATGGGTGAACCGCTCACCTCTATCTCACTT GTTTCAGATCCGTGGTGGTGGGCTCTGTGCTTACCTGGATGACAATGGGCTCAGCTCTTCCCAGTGCAGCACTGAGCGGAGCTGGATTTGTAATAAAcatgagctgcagagctcaAGCAAGGGCAACAGGATGAGACGGCCTCCAAACCTCTGTGTCAGCTCcttgggtgctgcagggaggcCTTCTCACTCCCAGATGTCTAGTGCACCAtaa
- the LOC134563646 gene encoding butyrophilin subfamily 1 member A1-like, producing the protein MAFFLKPRPCTWDLALDYHTAKQFEVDVTLDPATVGPEVILSEDLKEATWGRPRCRWAEGPGRFDTDPCMLGSEGFTSGRHYWEVEANGRFWAVGVARESVQRKGRVLFKPNTEIWGLQKYDELCVALTAPSNTSVPLLNGEIGVYLDYEVGQVSFYAVSSRQRIFIFPVASFSGERVFPYFCVLLSTIKLSPKG; encoded by the exons ATGGCTTTCTTCCTCAAACCACGGCCATGCACATGGGACCTTGCCCTGGACTACCACACCGCCAAACAGTTTGAAG tggaCGTAACCCTGGATCCAGCCACAGTGGGTCCAGAGGTGATCCTCTCTGAGGACCTCAAAGAAGCCACCTGGGGCAGGCCTCGGTGCCGGTGGGCCGAGGGCCCAGGCCGGTTCGACACGGATCCGTGCATGCTGGGCAGCGAGGGCTTCACCTCGGGCCGTCACTACTGGGAGGTGGAGGCCAACGGGCGCTTCTGGGCCGTGGGAGTGGCCCGTGAGTCAGTCCAGAGGAAAGGCCGGGTCCTCTTCAAGCCCAACACTGAAATCTGGGGCTTGCAGAAGTACGATGAGCTCTGCGTTGCCCTCACAGCTCCATCCAACACCTCTGTCCCACTTCTCAATGGGGAGATTGGGGTTTACCTGGACTACGAGGTAGGACAGGTCTCTTTTTACGCCGTCAGCAGCCGCCAACGcatcttcatttttcctgtggCTTCCTTCAGTGGGGAGAGGGTCTTCCCCTACTTTTGTGTGCTCCTCTCAACCATTAAACTGTCCCCCAAGGGCTGA
- the LOC134564549 gene encoding uncharacterized protein LOC134564549 — translation MGEPPQAVVMKTSGGSDDTCEEKIQSHLQSLRKVLAEFLDWKVSEEKRLQDYLEMSEAERCRIEAEFERLRRLLAEQERTVLGRLAELDGTFAATHAEKSLRVAEGVTQLQRLIGQLEARCLPQDVGSIPSSEMRLHLPSGLPKELEMSLSSCCRQSDALWEALEKFRDTDLPTGLPTAMMMMETGTTPLTQAERKCVRWDEEEEQDGAREPCQILRYFLVPPGQGGGSRRARGSGNTGSASRVQSGGLVPKLCGLDCEQHVPLPPPLEAAVPALAGVTRPAPKPHTISSAISGDSRGPRPSAAIPRCGSLILFILFCSIRSVHISPPFRCSPFGDTCRRRQSPPARLPAARATLGSARLSSPARTAVRSMGRGQRPERPHRAPAPCGSASAVSPSGQLFGRRGKNPPCKQLVPPSPSCRCLRSLPSVNPRWRRPGGQHHGWGGGNAGPARGSISRGVPDGDTRVPPRRRSQECRGQATCAPGGAARGGARCAGGRARPPAPPQPVAASVVPPGRSRPAAGAMPQAPAALALFCPRGGVLVRAARPSIAPTLPCRSKRPLAGPNCFIPPPASYSFSFIPQTGVSAETQRLQAMLKGLCRVPSLRNHSFFPGSIACAGGWRNSNVVKLLRCHGSSNAMQSSRPRASNPMMTCYEYLGVLSGRRLRGISESHDPGSDHSSPANPGVIGWPDCRLPGSPPAPLPSGVERFESLRCVLGWQGFGGGQHCWL, via the exons ATGGGTGAGCCACCACAGGCTGTGGTCATGAAGACTTCTGGAGGATCGGATGACACCTGTGAG GAGAAAATCCAGTCTCACCTGCAATCCCTAAGGAAGGTGTTGGCAGAGTTTCTGGACTGGAAAGTGAGCGAAGAGAAGAGGCTCCAAGACTACCTG GAGATGAGTGAAGCCGAGCGGTGCCGCATTGAGGCCGAGTTCGAGCGGCTGCGCCGGCTGCTGGCGGAGCAGGAGCGCACGGTGCTGGGGCGGCTGGCTGAGCTGGACGGCACCTTCGCAGCCACCCACGCCGAAAAGTCACTGCGGGTGGCCGAGGGGGTCACACAGCTCCAGAGGCTCATCGGCCAGCTGGAGGCCAGGTGCTTGCCCCAG gatGTTGGGAGCATCCCAAGCAG TGAAATGAGGCTCCACCTCCCCTCGGGGCTCCCCAAGGAACTGGAGATGagcctgagctcctgctgccgcCAAAGCGATGCTCTGTGGGAGGCCCTGGAGAAGTTCAGAG aCACAGATCTCCCCACGGGTCTCCCCACAGCAATGATGATGATGGAGACTGGCACAACTCCTCTcacacaggcagagagaaaatgtgTGCGgtgggatgaggaggaggagcaggacgGGGCCAGAGAGCCCT GCCAGATTTTAAGGTATTTCTTGGTTCCGCCGggccagggaggagggagcaggcgAGCGAGGGGCAGCGGTAACACGGGTTCCGCTTCTCGGGTGCAGAGTGGCGGACTTGTCCCTAAACTCTGCGGCCTTGACTGCGAGCAGCATGtcccgctccccccgccgctGGAAGCGGCTGTCCCGGCTCTGGCTGGCGTCACTCGGCCggcccccaaaccccacacgATAAGCAGCGCGATAAGCGGCGACTCCCGCGGCCCGCGCCCGTCAGCAGCCATCCCCCGCTGCGGCTctttaattctgtttattttattctgctcCATACGTTCTGTTCACATCTCGCCCCCCTTTCGGTGCAGCCCTTTTGGCGACACCTGTCGGAGGCGACAGTCACCCCCGGCGCGGCTCCCGGCGGCCCGGGCCACCCTCGGCTCCGCCCGTCTGTCGTCGCCCGCCCGTACCGCGGTGCGGTCTATGGGGCGTGGGCAGCGACCAGAGCGGCCGCACCGCGCCCCCGCTCCGTGCGGCTCTGCTAGCGCCGTCTCGCCCTCGGGACAGCTTTTCGG CCGAAGGGGCAAGAATCCGCCTTGCAAACAGCTCGTCCCTCCTAGCCCCAGCTGCCGCTGCCTGCGTTCCCTTCCGTCCGTAAATCCCCGCTGGCGCCGGCCTGGGGGGCAGCACCACGGCTGGGGCGGTGGGAATGCCGGGCCCGCCCGGGGTAGCATTTCCCGGGGGGTTCCGGACGGCGACACCCGcgtcccgccccgccgccgctcccagGAATGCCGGGGCCAGGCCACTTGCG CTCCTGGCGGCGCTGCCCGTGGGGGTGCCCGCTGTGCCGGGGGCCGTGcccgcccgccggccccgccccagCCGGTAGCGGCCAGCGTGGTGCCGCCCGGCAGGAGCCGGCCCGCCGCCGGAGCTATGCCACAGGCACCCGCAGCCCTCGCTCTGTTCTGTCCCCGCGGTGGAGTGCTCGTCCGCGCCGCCCGGCCGAGCATCGCGCCGACCCTGCCGTGCCGCTCCAAGAGGCCGCTCGCTG GGCCAAACTGCTTCATTCCCCCTCCAGCATCCTACTCCTTCTCCTTCATCCCCCAGACTGGAGTCAGTGCTGAGACGCAGAGGCTGCAGGCGATGCTGAAAGGGCTTTGCCGGGTGCCAAGTCTCAGGAATCACAGTTTCTTTCCTGGTTCCATTGCCTGTGCTGGAGGTTGGAGGAACAGCAACGTGGTGAAGCTGCTGAGATGTCATGGATCCAGCAATGCCATGCAGAGCTCCAGGCCAAGAGCCAGCAACCCGATGATGACCTGCTACGA ATATCTTGGAGTGCTCTCTGGAAGAAGACTCAGAGGGATATCAGAGAG CCATGACCCTGGATCCGACCACAGCTCACCCGCAAATCCCGGTGTGATCGGATGGCCGGACTGCAGGCTGCCGGGGTcgcccccagctcctctgccttcaGGAGTGGAGCGTTTTGAGTCTCTCCGCTGTGTCCTGGGTTGGCAGGGCTTTGGGGGGGGCCAGCATTGCTGGCTGTGA